The stretch of DNA AGGAACAGGATCGGTCCGGCGATGTCCTCCGGTGGTGGGATGCGGTCCAGGGGAATGCCGGCCTGCACCCGGGCCCGGAATTCCTTATCGGCAAACACGCCTGCGCACATGGGCGTATCCACCCAGCCGGGAGCCACGGCGTTGACCCGGATGTCAGGGGCCAGCTCCACCGCCAGGGACTTGGTGTAGGCGATGATGGCCCCCTTGGTGGCGGCGTAGTGGCTGTGGAAGGCCTCCCCCCGCTGACCAGCGGTAGAAGATACGTGAATGATGTTCCCCCGGCCCGCCCGCTTCATCACCGGCACCACCGCATCGGTGTAGTTGAAAACCGATTTCAGGTTCACGGCCATCGTCTCGTCCCAGGCCGCCTCATTGCCGGTGCCCGTTTCCAGATCCGTCCAGATGCCGGCGTTGTTCACCAGTACATCCACCCGGCCCAGCTCCCGCTCCAGCGACGCCACGTGCAACCTGGCGCTTGAGAAATCGGCGACATCCCCCTTCAGCAGGAGAGCGCTCCGCCCCAGCTGCTCCACCTCCGCCTTCACCGCCTGGGCCTCCTCATCGTGGGAGCGGTAGACCAGTCCCACGTGGGCGCCCGCCCGGGCAAACAGAACCGCACAGGCCGCACCTATACCCCGCGATGCACCGGTAATGAGCGCTACCTGGTCGTGCAGATCAATCATTGGTTCTCCCCCTAATTGAGCAAACCGATTTCTCATGACCCAACGCTATTATAGTCCCGACTTACTGGGCCACCTACCAGACGTAGGCCAACTCAAGCATGTGAAAATTGCCGCCTTTGGCCTTTTTCTTTACTTCGGGCGGCTCCGGGGGCGGGGGCTTTTCACGCAACCTGACCCAAGTGGGAATGGCTTTCGTAAAACTATAAGTAAGCGCTATCCCGCCCAGGATAATCGACTTTCGCGCCTCAAGCGCCAGGAACTCAGCCTGGATAACATTGAGATATGACCGCGTCAGTTCGCCGCTGTCAAAAATTATCAGCTTTGTCCGCCGTTGAAGCAATCCCAAATCCGGTGTCATCCACACGTAGCCGACCACGAGAGCCCAGTCATCAACAGCCCGTGGGCTTCTGGCATATTCCAAAGCCAGCCGGTTGACCCGGGCCTCTCCTGATCCCCGATAATAGACCCGCAGCAACTGGTCAAATATGCCGATAGAGAAGGGCCAGGGATCCTGATGACCCCTCTGGGTACTGGCGACCTGATAATTGCCGTAGCTGAAAGTCGTCCGTGCCGAATTGGCCGACCAACAGGTCCCGATGAGCTCTACATCAGTTTCATCCAGAAGAAAAGTGGTGAGCTTACCGAAAGGCTGGCCATGGTGATATGATTCGCCGCTTCCATCAATAGCCGCTGTCTTCAACCGTAGTATGAGGGCGGTTCTATCGGTAAGATCATACTGGACTACAGCCTTGACACACGCGCTTGCTATCGCTGGATTGAATCCGAAGCTGACTCCTTCATACCACTTTGCGGGTGCATAAATCCAGCCGTGTTTATATCCTGTCTCGATTGAGAAACGGGGTGAAAAGTCGACCTTCATTTCGGCGGCCCACCAGCGGTGCCAGAACTTCACTTCGGCACGATATTCTTCGCCCTCGATCTTCCAATCGACCATCCGCGTATCGGGTTGCCATCCAGCATGGGCCGCCAGGGAAATAGCCGGGCGGGGCCGAATAGCCAACGCCAAGGCGGCACCGGGTAACCAACCACCATCCATATGGGTTACAGCTATCTTGCCGCCGGCCGTGAGACGCCGCCCCCACAGGTGCCGACCAATCCCGACCGCAAACCGCTGAACAGCCCACCCCAGGGAAACCCGCTCCTCCAAGGAGGGACACACTCGCCCGTTGGCTGTAAGGTGGCTCAGCTCAAATCCCA from Candidatus Neomarinimicrobiota bacterium encodes:
- a CDS encoding SDR family NAD(P)-dependent oxidoreductase, whose product is MIDLHDQVALITGASRGIGAACAVLFARAGAHVGLVYRSHDEEAQAVKAEVEQLGRSALLLKGDVADFSSARLHVASLERELGRVDVLVNNAGIWTDLETGTGNEAAWDETMAVNLKSVFNYTDAVVPVMKRAGRGNIIHVSSTAGQRGEAFHSHYAATKGAIIAYTKSLAVELAPDIRVNAVAPGWVDTPMCAGVFADKEFRARVQAGIPLDRIPPPEDIAGPILFL